In a genomic window of Methanofastidiosum sp.:
- a CDS encoding DUF371 domain-containing protein produces MISFTVKGHPKISAEHRSTLEFTKQGHISGNGDCILGISSDHDIGDLNKLNGRLVFVMNIDEIEDSFEATIPKNHEISDKKELVIRTSSFVSSRTYAIGSTKASIDIDRELIQALKEGKEMKVSVYEKPKSMQ; encoded by the coding sequence ATGATCTCCTTTACAGTTAAAGGTCATCCAAAAATTAGTGCAGAGCATAGAAGCACTTTAGAATTTACAAAACAGGGCCACATTTCAGGAAACGGTGATTGTATATTGGGCATATCCTCTGATCACGATATCGGAGATCTTAACAAACTAAATGGAAGACTAGTTTTTGTAATGAATATTGATGAGATCGAAGATTCTTTTGAAGCCACAATCCCAAAAAATCATGAAATATCTGATAAAAAGGAGCTTGTCATAAGAACGTCTTCCTTTGTCTCGAGCAGAACCTATGCTATCGGATCCACTAAAGCATCAATTGACATCGATAGAGAATTAATTCAGGCCCTAAAAGAAGGTAAAGAAATGAAAGTCTCTGTCTATGAAAAGCCAAAGTCTATGCAATAG
- a CDS encoding thiamine diphosphokinase, whose amino-acid sequence MPSNKRTLIILSESEPCYLEDSFDLIVAADGGYKTAKKMNLNIDVLLGDFDSITPEEIKEAESKGIKTVSFPTDKDKTDGELAVDYAISEGSKELVILGSFKEELDHALGNLFLLFKIDKVGIKSKLLTQEYEIEIITNEKEYLLETGHELSLIPVSEIVQDLSIEGCKYNLKNVNVGMGQTLTLRNIIIDKKAKVYFKKGKVLSILKI is encoded by the coding sequence ATGCCTTCAAATAAAAGAACACTGATAATACTAAGTGAATCTGAGCCCTGTTATCTAGAAGATAGTTTTGATCTTATAGTTGCCGCAGATGGCGGATATAAGACCGCTAAAAAAATGAATCTAAATATCGATGTTCTTCTTGGAGATTTTGATTCAATTACCCCTGAAGAAATTAAAGAAGCAGAATCAAAAGGAATTAAAACTGTATCATTCCCAACTGACAAAGACAAGACCGATGGAGAGTTAGCAGTTGATTATGCTATTTCTGAAGGATCAAAAGAACTTGTAATCCTTGGCAGTTTCAAAGAAGAGCTTGATCATGCACTAGGAAATCTATTTTTACTTTTCAAGATAGACAAGGTTGGGATTAAGTCAAAGCTCCTTACCCAAGAATATGAGATCGAAATAATAACTAATGAGAAAGAATATCTCCTTGAAACAGGGCATGAATTATCCCTCATACCAGTTTCTGAAATAGTTCAAGATCTTAGTATAGAAGGCTGCAAATATAATCTCAAAAATGTAAACGTTGGAATGGGCCAAACTCTAACATTAAGGAATATTATAATTGACAAAAAGGCAAAAGTATATTTTAAAAAAGGTAAAGTTTTATCAATCCTAAAAATATAA
- a CDS encoding CTP-dependent riboflavin kinase, with translation MKDSHLLPLLTLAKKGKVKGSVYISSKEFGKELGVSQQTASRWLKELESFGVIERTFVKGGQTITLTEHGKNYLKTFFVDMCELFNKKNDELTIDGTIVSGIGEGKYYVSRPFYKKQFEDGVGFSPYPGTLNIKLTDETDILLRKFLDRYPSVILKSGTDEGRSFGHVRCYKALIDEKVEGAVIIPLRTHHPPNVVEIISPKNLKNALKKKDGDLVRITIEV, from the coding sequence ATGAAAGACAGCCATCTCTTACCTCTTTTAACATTAGCTAAAAAAGGTAAGGTCAAAGGCTCTGTTTATATTTCTTCAAAGGAGTTTGGAAAAGAGCTTGGGGTATCTCAGCAGACTGCTTCAAGGTGGCTAAAAGAGTTGGAATCTTTTGGTGTTATAGAAAGAACATTTGTAAAAGGAGGGCAGACAATTACACTTACTGAACACGGAAAAAATTATCTAAAGACTTTCTTCGTTGACATGTGTGAGCTATTCAACAAAAAAAATGATGAACTTACTATTGATGGTACAATAGTTTCTGGAATAGGCGAAGGAAAATATTATGTTTCAAGACCCTTTTATAAAAAACAGTTTGAGGATGGGGTTGGATTTAGTCCGTATCCTGGAACATTAAATATTAAACTCACCGATGAAACAGACATCTTGCTTAGAAAATTCCTTGACCGATACCCTTCAGTTATATTGAAATCAGGCACTGACGAGGGGAGGTCGTTTGGACATGTTCGCTGTTACAAGGCATTGATTGATGAGAAGGTGGAGGGAGCGGTCATTATTCCTTTAAGGACGCATCATCCCCCAAATGTCGTCGAAATTATATCGCCTAAAAATCTTAAAAATGCTTTAAAGAAAAAAGATGGTGATCTTGTTAGAATCACAATTGAGGTTTAA
- a CDS encoding MBL fold metallo-hydrolase has protein sequence MENNLNIIKVGVTNCYLLKSNSLNILIDTGYKGKAKIILDFLEDNGISPKNIGLIILTHAHYDHIGNAQELKKITDAKILLHKEDLQLLDSGLTGKMSTKPLNAWGKILLNKVSSIDTSFNPLKPDIIIDSEFDLISYGINGRIIPTPGHSKGSISVILDSGDAFIGDLAMNGLPLRLGAGEPIFGEDINQIYQSWKKLIESEIHTLYPSHGNHFNITVLKKILLTKGYL, from the coding sequence GTGGAAAATAATCTTAATATTATAAAAGTTGGAGTAACAAATTGTTATCTTTTGAAATCAAACTCTCTTAACATTCTTATTGATACTGGATATAAGGGCAAAGCAAAAATAATTTTGGATTTTCTAGAAGATAATGGGATTTCCCCTAAGAATATTGGACTAATTATATTGACGCATGCGCATTATGATCATATTGGAAATGCTCAGGAATTAAAAAAGATAACTGATGCAAAAATACTTCTCCATAAAGAAGACTTGCAACTTTTAGATTCAGGATTAACTGGAAAAATGAGTACAAAACCTCTGAACGCTTGGGGCAAAATACTCTTGAATAAAGTTTCGTCAATTGATACTAGCTTTAATCCTTTAAAACCGGATATTATAATTGATTCTGAGTTTGACCTTATTAGTTATGGAATTAATGGAAGGATTATTCCAACACCAGGGCATTCAAAAGGTTCAATATCTGTTATTTTGGACTCAGGCGACGCATTCATTGGGGATCTTGCTATGAATGGACTGCCCCTCAGATTGGGGGCCGGAGAGCCAATCTTTGGGGAAGATATAAATCAGATATATCAAAGCTGGAAAAAATTAATTGAAAGTGAGATACACACATTATACCCTTCTCATGGAAATCATTTCAATATTACAGTTCTTAAAAAAATACTTTTGACGAAAGGGTACCTTTAA
- the rnz gene encoding ribonuclease Z — translation MKLIFLGTSASKPTSDRNPPSVALQYNNGEFMLFDCGEGTQRQMIKKVSPMKISKIFITHLHADHIMGLVGLIQSMKLNGRTQLLEIFVPKDTIGYMETLFSIPYFSADFDIHVIEVFDQRIEFDSYWIRPFPVSHGVPAIGYVFGVNYSRGKFNKKLCDELGIKGEMFALLEKNGIVELNGREISIDEVTGKTKKGKKIVYTGDTEKIEIFPEEAYNCDVLIHDSTFISQEDKKETYHSTVKEACEVAQLLSAKKLVLTHISQRYETKEVEEESKKYCENAIVAEDFMELNL, via the coding sequence ATGAAGCTTATATTCCTTGGAACTTCAGCATCCAAGCCTACGTCGGATAGAAATCCACCTTCAGTGGCATTGCAGTACAATAATGGCGAGTTCATGCTTTTTGACTGTGGCGAAGGTACACAGAGACAGATGATAAAAAAGGTGTCACCTATGAAGATTTCTAAGATCTTTATTACACACCTTCATGCCGATCATATAATGGGCCTTGTAGGATTAATTCAATCTATGAAGTTAAATGGCAGGACTCAACTGTTGGAGATATTTGTTCCTAAGGATACTATTGGGTACATGGAGACACTTTTTTCTATACCCTATTTCTCGGCTGATTTCGATATTCACGTCATAGAAGTATTTGACCAGAGGATTGAATTCGATAGTTATTGGATACGACCATTTCCCGTCTCTCATGGGGTGCCTGCAATTGGATATGTTTTTGGCGTAAATTATTCAAGAGGTAAATTTAACAAAAAACTCTGTGATGAGCTTGGAATAAAAGGCGAGATGTTCGCGCTACTTGAAAAAAACGGAATAGTTGAGTTAAACGGAAGAGAAATTTCTATTGATGAAGTTACAGGTAAAACCAAGAAAGGAAAGAAGATAGTTTATACAGGAGATACAGAGAAAATAGAAATATTTCCTGAGGAAGCATACAATTGTGATGTCCTAATCCATGACTCTACATTCATATCACAAGAAGACAAAAAAGAAACTTATCACTCAACTGTAAAGGAAGCATGTGAAGTTGCACAGCTTCTTTCTGCAAAAAAGCTTGTATTGACACATATAAGTCAGCGATACGAAACAAAAGAAGTCGAAGAAGAATCAAAAAAATACTGTGAAAATGCAATAGTTGCAGAAGACTTTATGGAACTTAATCTATGA
- a CDS encoding class I SAM-dependent methyltransferase family protein — protein sequence MAMIGVRVSRSEAEKHRKTLLDIGVLDINFKIAYDDDFVLLPIKEEINGYNTIDYDFLPLEKRKSSLREILSKKIPDSLLAKLRAFDAIGNIALIQLSDDLIPYEKIIGEALLELNPFIKAVFRKDSIEGEYRVPKLELIAGNNVTETVYREFGVRILLDVSKVYFSPRLSEERKRIASLVKKDEIVLDMFCGVGPFSLMISKKSEPKKIYAIDINEMAIYYLKKNIALNKTYNIVPIQGDSRSEIKKIENPDRIIMNLPHSSFEFLSDVLSTYKNATVHFYAVSENILSVKKKIIEKSTKHEKEIEFLSERVVKSYSPNTDIYCIDFGFS from the coding sequence ATGGCCATGATAGGCGTTAGAGTTTCTAGGTCAGAAGCAGAAAAACACAGAAAAACTCTTTTGGATATTGGAGTTCTTGATATTAATTTTAAAATTGCCTACGATGATGACTTTGTCTTATTACCTATAAAAGAAGAGATTAATGGCTACAATACTATAGACTATGATTTTTTACCTCTTGAAAAGAGAAAAAGCTCATTAAGAGAAATACTATCAAAAAAAATACCAGACTCTCTCCTTGCAAAACTCAGGGCATTTGATGCAATAGGAAATATCGCATTAATACAGTTGAGTGACGATCTTATTCCATACGAGAAAATTATAGGTGAAGCACTTCTTGAATTAAACCCTTTCATCAAAGCAGTTTTTAGAAAGGATAGTATTGAAGGGGAGTATAGAGTCCCAAAACTAGAACTTATTGCCGGGAACAACGTCACAGAAACTGTCTACAGGGAGTTTGGCGTAAGAATTCTACTTGATGTTTCTAAAGTATATTTTTCACCAAGGCTTTCTGAGGAACGAAAAAGGATAGCTTCCCTTGTTAAGAAAGATGAGATAGTTCTGGACATGTTCTGTGGCGTAGGCCCATTTTCGTTAATGATTTCTAAAAAATCGGAACCAAAAAAAATATATGCAATTGATATCAATGAAATGGCCATATATTATCTTAAGAAGAATATCGCCCTAAATAAAACTTACAATATAGTTCCAATACAGGGTGATTCAAGAAGTGAAATAAAGAAGATTGAAAATCCGGATAGAATAATAATGAATCTTCCGCATTCATCATTTGAGTTTTTATCTGATGTTCTATCAACATACAAAAATGCAACAGTTCACTTTTATGCAGTTTCTGAAAATATCCTTTCAGTCAAGAAAAAGATAATAGAAAAATCAACAAAACATGAAAAAGAAATAGAGTTTCTATCTGAAAGAGTTGTAAAGAGCTATTCTCCAAACACAGATATCTATTGCATAGACTTTGGCTTTTCATAG
- a CDS encoding HesA/MoeB/ThiF family protein — protein sequence MNELSEKDIQRYKRQIILKDFGEKSQKALKNSTATVFGCGGLGCPTATYLAAAGIGKINLIDFQKPELSNLNRQIMHFESDMGKKDKSVSLKEKLERLNSSIEIKSFSVEIDEKTIGKFNDCDILVDCLDNFHTRYLLNKFSLREKIPLVHAAVEAYYGQITTIIPEKTPCIQCLFPNMPSKKEIFPIIGPTCGVVGSIEAMEVIKVLTGIGDILQGKLLIVDLKFMEFETINFKRKEDCSVCSKYF from the coding sequence ATAAATGAACTTTCAGAAAAAGATATTCAAAGGTATAAAAGACAGATAATACTCAAAGATTTTGGAGAGAAGTCTCAGAAAGCCCTTAAAAATTCAACTGCCACTGTATTTGGTTGTGGCGGTCTTGGGTGCCCAACTGCAACATATCTTGCAGCTGCAGGAATTGGAAAAATAAATCTAATTGATTTTCAAAAACCTGAACTCTCAAATCTTAACAGACAGATAATGCACTTTGAAAGTGATATGGGCAAAAAAGACAAATCTGTTTCACTTAAAGAAAAGCTAGAAAGATTAAACAGTTCGATAGAAATAAAATCTTTTTCTGTAGAGATTGATGAAAAAACAATTGGTAAATTCAATGACTGCGATATTTTAGTCGACTGTTTGGATAATTTTCATACAAGATACCTTTTGAATAAGTTTTCATTAAGGGAAAAAATCCCACTAGTTCATGCGGCAGTGGAGGCTTATTATGGACAAATCACAACCATTATTCCTGAGAAAACTCCTTGTATACAATGCTTATTTCCAAACATGCCAAGTAAAAAAGAGATATTTCCGATAATTGGGCCAACATGTGGGGTAGTTGGATCAATTGAAGCTATGGAAGTGATTAAAGTACTTACTGGAATTGGAGATATTCTTCAGGGAAAGCTACTTATTGTTGACTTAAAATTTATGGAATTCGAAACTATTAATTTTAAGAGAAAAGAAGATTGTTCAGTTTGTTCAAAGTATTTTTAA
- a CDS encoding DUF1624 domain-containing protein → MENSPVRFWEIDVLRGIAIIMMVLYHLSYDLYFLGDFPIKIYSLSWTLFQRTTASLFLLLVGVSLTISYSKIKGKYSKKVIFQRNLKRGLKIFLWGVLITLFTFVFLGNGIILFGILHLIGVSIIISYPLLDYKYKNLGLGLIIIMLGLYLGKFTFDTPYLLWLGFEPQSFFSFDYFPLLPWYGIVLIGIFLGNLAYSNSKRRFNIPDFSNNLITRLLSFLGKHSLKIYLIHQPIIILLLYALGFANLSLL, encoded by the coding sequence ATGGAAAATTCCCCCGTAAGGTTCTGGGAGATTGATGTCTTAAGAGGAATAGCTATAATAATGATGGTTTTATACCATTTAAGTTACGATCTTTATTTTCTAGGTGATTTCCCAATAAAAATATACTCGCTTTCTTGGACACTTTTCCAAAGAACGACTGCTTCCTTATTCTTGTTGTTGGTAGGCGTTTCTTTAACAATTAGCTATTCAAAAATAAAAGGAAAATATTCCAAAAAAGTGATCTTTCAAAGAAATCTGAAGAGGGGATTAAAGATATTTCTTTGGGGTGTTTTAATAACACTCTTTACATTTGTCTTTCTAGGTAATGGCATTATTCTCTTTGGCATACTCCATTTGATAGGGGTTTCCATAATAATATCCTATCCACTCCTGGATTACAAATACAAAAATCTCGGGTTAGGATTAATAATTATTATGTTAGGATTATATCTAGGAAAGTTCACATTTGACACTCCTTACTTACTCTGGTTGGGATTTGAGCCACAATCATTTTTCTCTTTTGATTATTTCCCATTGCTACCTTGGTATGGTATTGTCTTAATTGGTATTTTTTTAGGAAATTTGGCCTATTCGAATTCTAAAAGAAGATTTAACATACCTGATTTCTCAAATAATTTAATTACTAGATTATTGTCCTTTTTAGGAAAACACTCGCTGAAGATCTATCTGATTCACCAGCCGATAATAATATTGTTATTATATGCCCTTGGATTTGCAAACCTCTCCCTGCTCTGA
- a CDS encoding DUF2284 domain-containing protein: MSEYILELKALSEKIGFRDFIEFNPCLLIPEERIREYCYENLCGHYGKHYMCPPIIGSIEEIKSRLGDYNKAILVRYKEEFDVTRDKMKVKRSKIDFHKRILELENFLNQTGIDAWGLVGGSCSFCIECKAISNKPCKHPHKARPSLESLGIDVQKLLDNFGLDNNFYPDKIVWTGCILINDIKDKFK, encoded by the coding sequence GTGTCAGAATACATTTTAGAGCTAAAGGCATTGTCTGAGAAAATAGGCTTTAGAGACTTCATTGAATTTAATCCATGCTTGCTTATACCTGAAGAAAGAATTAGGGAGTATTGCTATGAGAATTTATGTGGGCATTATGGAAAACATTACATGTGCCCGCCGATTATAGGTTCAATTGAAGAAATCAAGTCTAGGCTAGGAGATTATAACAAAGCTATTTTGGTAAGATACAAAGAAGAATTTGATGTAACACGAGACAAAATGAAAGTCAAGAGGTCTAAAATTGACTTTCACAAGAGGATATTAGAATTAGAAAATTTTCTCAATCAAACGGGTATTGATGCTTGGGGGTTAGTCGGAGGTAGTTGTTCTTTTTGTATTGAGTGCAAGGCAATATCAAACAAGCCTTGCAAACATCCACACAAGGCAAGACCTTCTCTTGAGTCACTTGGAATTGATGTACAAAAACTTCTTGATAATTTTGGACTTGATAATAATTTTTATCCTGATAAGATTGTTTGGACAGGCTGCATTCTGATTAATGACATAAAAGATAAGTTTAAATAA
- a CDS encoding nicotinamide-nucleotide adenylyltransferase, with the protein MRALYIGRFQPFHLGHLHVVKLILKSSKEIIIAIGSSQVSHTVQNPFTAGERFLMIKKTLETEGVDLRRVHILPVPDIYRNALWVKHVETITPPFDVVYANEPVTVRLFKESSYDVRGPEFYNRPIYSGEEIRNRILNNGNWESLVPKATADVIKDIDGVARLFEIIKSDKKETSYQEMSNSV; encoded by the coding sequence ATGAGGGCACTATACATAGGTAGATTCCAACCATTTCACTTGGGACATCTCCATGTTGTTAAGCTTATTCTAAAATCTTCAAAGGAGATTATTATTGCGATAGGTAGTTCTCAAGTTTCACATACAGTTCAAAATCCATTCACTGCGGGAGAGCGTTTTCTTATGATCAAAAAGACATTAGAAACTGAAGGTGTTGATCTAAGACGTGTTCACATTTTACCTGTGCCTGACATTTATAGAAATGCATTGTGGGTCAAACATGTTGAAACTATTACCCCTCCTTTTGATGTAGTCTATGCAAATGAACCTGTGACAGTTCGACTGTTCAAAGAGTCTTCTTATGATGTCAGAGGGCCTGAATTCTACAACAGACCCATATATTCTGGTGAAGAGATACGAAATAGAATCTTAAACAATGGGAACTGGGAGAGTCTAGTACCTAAAGCCACAGCCGACGTTATAAAAGATATTGATGGTGTGGCAAGACTTTTTGAAATAATAAAATCTGACAAGAAAGAAACTTCGTATCAAGAGATGTCAAACTCGGTCTAG
- the thiT gene encoding energy-coupled thiamine transporter ThiT, with product MAIAIALSTVLSFIKVFQMPQGGSITAGSMIPIIFLALRNRPKVALTGAILYGVVQFMIEPFFVHPAQFLLDYPLAFGALGVATFLKKYPFVGASIGVSLRFVCHFLSGFIFFGMYAPEGINPAYYSAIYNGSYLLPELFVTAIFIYILSKKKLIDAFK from the coding sequence ATGGCAATAGCAATTGCTCTTTCAACCGTTCTTAGCTTCATCAAAGTTTTCCAGATGCCACAGGGCGGATCAATTACAGCAGGAAGCATGATTCCTATAATATTTTTAGCGCTCAGAAACAGACCCAAGGTTGCACTTACGGGGGCTATTCTTTATGGCGTTGTTCAATTTATGATTGAGCCTTTCTTTGTTCATCCGGCACAATTTCTTTTGGATTATCCCTTAGCCTTTGGTGCACTTGGTGTTGCCACTTTTTTAAAGAAATATCCTTTTGTTGGAGCAAGCATAGGTGTATCTCTAAGATTTGTTTGCCACTTTCTTTCAGGATTTATATTCTTTGGAATGTACGCTCCCGAAGGTATTAATCCAGCTTATTATTCGGCTATTTACAATGGGTCTTACTTATTGCCTGAACTTTTTGTAACAGCGATATTTATTTATATACTGTCTAAGAAGAAGTTAATAGATGCCTTCAAATAA
- a CDS encoding flavodoxin family protein, translating into MLLKKKILAIGGSPRKNGNTDYLLDCFIKSAKNRKIDFKLLYLRDLDIHPCTGCEKCRKDKICTNFSDDMVDIYPLIYESVGMIIGAPTHNYNVPALMKSFIDRLYCFYDFTDDRPRQYSSRLANQGRQAIIFGVGEQKTMEEFGFTLEALEMPLKALGYNTIFKLPVLGIFDKGAVKNKKDVISEAEKAGLEMAKYIENISFSK; encoded by the coding sequence ATGTTGTTAAAAAAGAAAATCCTGGCAATTGGTGGAAGTCCAAGAAAGAATGGAAATACAGACTATCTTTTAGATTGTTTTATAAAATCTGCTAAGAATAGAAAAATTGATTTCAAACTTCTATATTTGAGAGACTTAGACATACATCCGTGTACTGGATGCGAAAAGTGCAGAAAAGATAAGATATGTACAAATTTTTCTGATGATATGGTAGACATATACCCACTAATTTACGAGTCTGTGGGCATGATAATTGGCGCGCCCACTCACAACTACAATGTCCCTGCATTGATGAAATCATTCATAGACAGGCTTTACTGCTTTTATGATTTTACCGATGACAGGCCAAGACAATATTCAAGTAGATTGGCCAATCAAGGTAGGCAGGCAATAATATTCGGAGTTGGTGAGCAGAAAACTATGGAAGAATTCGGTTTTACCCTTGAAGCACTTGAAATGCCTCTAAAAGCACTGGGTTATAATACAATCTTTAAACTACCTGTGCTGGGTATTTTTGATAAAGGTGCTGTTAAAAATAAAAAAGATGTAATATCAGAAGCAGAAAAAGCAGGGCTAGAAATGGCTAAGTACATTGAAAATATTAGTTTCTCAAAATGA
- the pyrH gene encoding UMP kinase, with product MRIVLKIGGSVVFPDKIDVELIKNVSKQIVSLSKNNEFLLVVGGGTIAREYIGALKAIGKDDTFLDFLGMEVAKLNATLFMGALEDKAPAEVSNDFKHALSTLYLGKIPVLGGTHPGHTTDAVSAMLAEFTGADLFLRFTNVDGVYDKDPRKFSDAKKLQKISHEKLLDIVEGTKAEAGVNAVIDPLAAKILKRSEIKAIVCGKEELKNIKSVLEGKHKGTEIF from the coding sequence ATGAGAATTGTTTTAAAAATTGGCGGATCTGTTGTTTTTCCAGATAAAATAGATGTTGAACTTATTAAGAATGTTTCCAAACAAATTGTTTCACTTTCAAAAAATAATGAATTCTTACTCGTTGTTGGAGGCGGAACAATCGCCAGAGAGTATATTGGTGCGCTAAAGGCTATAGGTAAAGATGATACATTTCTTGATTTTCTTGGGATGGAAGTTGCCAAATTGAATGCTACTCTCTTTATGGGGGCTTTAGAAGATAAAGCTCCAGCCGAAGTTTCAAATGACTTTAAGCATGCTCTATCTACCCTGTATTTGGGGAAGATTCCTGTGCTCGGTGGAACACATCCAGGACATACAACTGATGCTGTATCCGCAATGCTTGCAGAATTTACAGGTGCAGATCTATTCTTGAGATTCACAAATGTAGATGGGGTATATGACAAGGACCCCCGAAAGTTCTCGGACGCAAAAAAACTTCAAAAAATTAGTCATGAAAAGCTTCTTGACATTGTCGAAGGAACAAAGGCAGAAGCCGGAGTCAATGCAGTCATTGATCCACTGGCGGCAAAAATTCTGAAGAGATCAGAGATAAAGGCCATTGTCTGCGGAAAGGAAGAACTCAAGAACATAAAGTCCGTATTAGAGGGAAAGCATAAAGGAACAGAAATATTCTAA
- a CDS encoding Rid family detoxifying hydrolase: MKKLESINAPTPIGPYSQAVAAGDFVFVSGQIPIQKSGELVTNDIEKATEVILDNIEAILKEENLSLNDVVKCDIYLKDLDNFDKFNKVYEKKFTSDIKPARVTSQVSRLPKNADIEISCTAYRSKK, encoded by the coding sequence ATAAAAAAATTGGAATCCATAAATGCACCAACTCCAATTGGCCCTTATTCACAAGCAGTTGCTGCAGGAGACTTTGTGTTTGTTTCAGGGCAGATTCCAATTCAAAAATCCGGAGAGTTAGTAACAAATGACATTGAAAAGGCAACAGAAGTCATTCTTGATAATATCGAAGCAATCTTGAAAGAAGAAAATCTATCCCTTAATGACGTTGTTAAGTGCGATATTTATCTTAAAGATCTCGATAACTTTGATAAATTTAACAAAGTTTATGAGAAAAAATTTACATCAGATATAAAACCAGCTAGAGTCACATCACAAGTGTCAAGATTACCAAAAAATGCCGATATAGAAATATCATGCACCGCATATAGATCTAAAAAATAA
- a CDS encoding prefoldin subunit beta, whose translation MQFQQLQSQYQIIVSQLQSLKLEMNETEAALTELSKTENPVLYKSIGSILIKSEKSDMLDDLNKKKESIGIRITTIEKQEDRVKKKLEEMQKSLQKALGGQPTSG comes from the coding sequence ATGCAATTTCAACAGTTGCAGAGTCAGTACCAGATAATAGTTAGCCAATTACAATCTTTGAAATTGGAAATGAATGAAACAGAGGCAGCGTTGACTGAGCTTTCAAAGACTGAAAATCCAGTTCTTTACAAGAGTATTGGTAGCATTCTAATAAAATCTGAAAAATCAGATATGTTGGATGATCTTAACAAGAAGAAGGAGTCCATCGGTATCCGGATTACTACTATCGAAAAACAAGAAGATAGAGTGAAGAAGAAACTTGAAGAGATGCAGAAAAGTCTTCAGAAGGCTTTAGGTGGACAACCTACGTCAGGCTAA
- a CDS encoding GTP-binding protein yields MEDVKVVVFGKENAGKSTLIKAIEHDAINIDKNNTTVSMDYGRAIIGGRKIHFYGTPGQERFDFMRDILSKGANIGVMVLDSTMNISEFDIHLLQELKQKGIPCLIFLNKSDIADAEAIQRKFNGFPVIVGSAKMGNGVNELIHSLVTLA; encoded by the coding sequence ATGGAAGATGTTAAGGTTGTAGTCTTTGGAAAGGAAAACGCTGGTAAGAGTACCCTAATCAAAGCCATAGAGCACGACGCTATAAACATTGATAAAAACAATACGACAGTTTCTATGGATTATGGTAGGGCAATCATCGGCGGAAGAAAGATCCATTTCTACGGTACACCAGGACAGGAAAGATTTGACTTCATGAGGGATATCTTATCAAAGGGCGCAAATATAGGGGTAATGGTTTTGGATTCTACAATGAATATCTCAGAATTTGACATACACCTTTTGCAGGAATTAAAACAGAAAGGGATTCCGTGTCTAATATTTCTGAATAAGAGTGATATTGCAGATGCAGAAGCAATACAAAGAAAATTCAATGGATTTCCAGTCATAGTCGGGTCTGCAAAGATGGGAAATGGCGTAAATGAATTAATACATTCACTCGTGACTCTTGCATAA